A genomic stretch from Bradyrhizobium quebecense includes:
- a CDS encoding nucleoside deaminase yields MSDANNSNHLLDDESFLRHSFAVARRAISHGNHPFGAVLVNREGSVLLEVENGFMPSRDSTAHAERLLATMACTTLSAEVLAAATLYSSAEPCAMCAGAIYWAGIGRVVYGLSEHRLRELTGNHPENPTLDLPCRNVFDSGQRKTMVVGPLLEDEATVVHEGIWAR; encoded by the coding sequence ATGAGCGACGCGAACAACTCGAACCACCTGCTCGACGACGAGAGCTTTCTGCGGCACTCGTTCGCGGTTGCGCGCCGCGCGATCAGCCATGGCAATCATCCCTTCGGCGCCGTTCTCGTGAATCGCGAAGGCAGCGTCCTGCTTGAGGTCGAGAACGGCTTCATGCCGTCGCGCGACAGCACGGCCCACGCCGAGCGACTACTGGCGACCATGGCATGCACGACGCTGTCCGCGGAAGTGCTGGCGGCTGCGACGCTCTATTCATCCGCCGAGCCCTGCGCGATGTGCGCCGGCGCGATCTATTGGGCGGGCATCGGCCGCGTGGTCTACGGACTGAGCGAACACCGCTTGCGCGAACTGACAGGCAATCACCCCGAGAATCCGACGCTCGATCTGCCCTGCCGCAATGTGTTCGATAGCGGTCAACGGAAGACAATGGTGGTCGGCCCGTTGCTTGAAGACGAGGCCACGGTCGTGCACGAGGGTATCTGGGCGCGATAG
- a CDS encoding ABC transporter permease, with product MNEKRSRSFYLLAAFFTAYVLFLYGPMFAIYILSFQGPDGGLTFPMNGVSLVWFGKVFSGSGIVDIAAAFKRSLQLGLVVMVLTVVLSVSAGLAFRRSFRGATLLFYVAIASLIMPSIITSLGIALEFRLLDDFIIKSGATDWTTAMGLFTSGLGAHLTWTLPFGLLIMFAIFNRFDSRLEEAARDLGATPWQTFRHVVLPIILPSVVGIGLFGFTLSWDELARSSQTIGPVNTLPLDLQGLTTTVTKPDIYALGTLTSAVSFLVIFLALVVILVLQARQRRHGSDAGKGLV from the coding sequence ATGAACGAGAAGCGATCGCGATCCTTCTATCTTCTCGCCGCATTCTTCACCGCTTACGTCCTGTTTTTATACGGCCCGATGTTCGCGATCTACATCCTGTCGTTTCAGGGGCCGGATGGCGGCCTGACATTCCCCATGAATGGGGTGTCCCTGGTGTGGTTCGGCAAGGTGTTCTCCGGCTCAGGCATCGTCGACATCGCCGCGGCTTTCAAGCGGTCGCTTCAGCTCGGCCTCGTCGTCATGGTGCTTACGGTCGTCCTCTCGGTTTCGGCAGGCCTGGCCTTCCGCAGATCGTTCCGCGGCGCGACCTTGCTATTCTACGTGGCCATTGCCAGCCTGATCATGCCATCGATTATTACCTCGCTCGGCATCGCCCTGGAATTCCGGCTGCTTGACGACTTCATCATCAAAAGCGGCGCCACGGATTGGACAACGGCAATGGGGCTTTTTACATCGGGCCTTGGTGCACATCTGACCTGGACCTTGCCTTTTGGTCTCCTGATCATGTTTGCGATCTTCAACAGGTTCGATAGCCGGCTTGAAGAAGCGGCACGCGACCTGGGCGCCACGCCGTGGCAGACATTTCGGCATGTTGTGCTGCCGATCATATTGCCATCGGTCGTCGGTATCGGCCTGTTTGGGTTCACCTTGTCCTGGGACGAACTCGCGCGCTCGAGCCAGACCATCGGCCCTGTCAATACACTGCCCCTTGACCTGCAGGGCCTGACGACCACCGTCACGAAGCCAGATATCTATGCGCTCGGAACATTGACGAGCGCCGTTTCCTTTCTCGTCATCTTTCTGGCGCTGGTTGTCATTCTTGTGCTTCAGGCCCGGCAGAGACGTCATGGATCGGACGCGGGCAAGGGACTGGTGTAA
- a CDS encoding ABC transporter permease: MMQDRKTFVAWLQAAPMMLVFSVFFLLPLLLVTIVSAWDYNEYEMIPAFSLRGYSDTFEGCIADLPNLCTILKTYLKTLKLCLLTWSLTLLIGFTVAYFLAFHVRSKTWQIVLTLLCTIPFWTSNVIRMIAWIPLLGRNGLVNRGLEGVGLIRQPLEWLLFSEFSVVLALVHLFTFFMVVPIFNSMIRIDKRLIEAAYDAGATGWQTLVNVVIPLAKPGIVIGSIFVITIVMGDFVTIGVMGGQQIASAGKIIETRLNALQFPAAAANAVILLGITILIISALTRIVDVRKEL, encoded by the coding sequence ATGATGCAAGACCGCAAGACCTTCGTTGCCTGGCTTCAGGCTGCACCGATGATGCTCGTTTTCTCGGTGTTCTTCCTCTTGCCGCTGCTTCTTGTGACGATTGTCAGCGCGTGGGACTACAACGAGTATGAAATGATCCCGGCCTTTAGCCTGCGTGGCTACAGCGACACGTTCGAGGGATGCATCGCCGATCTGCCCAACCTCTGCACCATCTTGAAGACCTATCTGAAGACGCTGAAACTGTGTCTGCTGACCTGGAGCCTGACCCTTCTGATCGGCTTCACCGTCGCCTATTTTCTCGCGTTCCACGTCCGGTCCAAAACCTGGCAGATCGTACTTACCTTGCTTTGCACCATCCCGTTCTGGACGTCGAATGTGATCCGCATGATCGCATGGATTCCGCTGCTTGGCCGGAACGGGTTGGTCAACAGGGGGCTCGAGGGCGTGGGATTGATCCGGCAACCGCTGGAGTGGCTCTTGTTCTCAGAGTTCTCCGTCGTACTTGCCCTCGTTCACCTCTTCACATTCTTCATGGTGGTGCCGATCTTCAACTCGATGATTCGCATCGACAAGCGTCTGATCGAAGCCGCCTATGACGCCGGAGCCACCGGATGGCAGACCCTGGTCAATGTCGTTATTCCGCTGGCAAAACCCGGAATCGTCATTGGGTCGATCTTCGTGATCACGATCGTAATGGGCGATTTTGTCACGATAGGCGTGATGGGCGGCCAACAGATTGCATCTGCAGGCAAGATCATCGAGACGCGCCTGAATGCGCTGCAATTCCCGGCCGCTGCGGCCAATGCGGTCATCCTGCTCGGCATCACGATCCTGATCATTTCGGCGCTGACCCGAATCGTCGATGTTCGCAAGGAGCTGTGA
- a CDS encoding ABC transporter substrate-binding protein, translated as MSKSSKFDRRVSRRTMLKGAAGAVGLAAGSGAITGFPYVHSADPKVLRYLGTAVNEGDEISKKCLEDTGIKIEYITATTDDVTKRVITQPNSFDVLDTEYFSLRKLVPSGNIFALDAKKIKEFDNITPVFTKGQLPNGKKIGDQGTAPWKVLYLEGANSKTFSKTPTEFVTLIPTVYNADTLGIRPDLIKRPISSWTELLNPEFKGKASILNIPSIGIMDAAMVVEASGQHTYADKGNMTKAEIDLTMKIMTEAKKAGQFRAFWKDFNESVNLMASGETVIQSMWSPAVTKVRSMGIACTFQPLKEGYRSWASGFCVSKAVTGPKLDWAYEFVNWYLSGWAGAYLNRQGYYSAVLSTAKANMTADEWGYWMEGKVAVSDIKAPDGTILEKAGTRRDGGSYEDRMGAVACWNAVMDENDYMVRKWNEFIAA; from the coding sequence ATGAGCAAATCCTCGAAATTCGATCGTCGCGTCAGCCGTCGCACCATGCTGAAGGGCGCGGCCGGAGCGGTCGGCCTTGCGGCGGGTTCGGGCGCAATTACCGGATTTCCCTACGTCCATTCAGCCGATCCGAAGGTTCTGCGTTATCTCGGAACGGCGGTGAACGAAGGTGACGAGATCTCAAAGAAGTGTCTGGAAGATACCGGAATCAAGATCGAATACATCACGGCAACCACCGACGACGTGACCAAACGCGTGATCACCCAACCGAACTCGTTTGATGTGCTCGATACCGAATATTTCTCGCTGAGGAAGCTGGTGCCGTCGGGTAATATTTTTGCGCTGGACGCCAAGAAGATCAAGGAATTCGACAACATCACCCCGGTGTTCACCAAGGGTCAGCTGCCGAACGGCAAGAAGATCGGCGATCAGGGCACCGCGCCGTGGAAAGTGCTTTATCTTGAGGGTGCAAACTCCAAGACGTTCTCAAAAACGCCGACCGAATTCGTGACGCTGATCCCGACGGTCTACAATGCCGATACGCTCGGCATCCGGCCGGATCTGATCAAACGGCCAATTTCATCGTGGACCGAATTGCTCAATCCCGAATTCAAGGGCAAAGCCTCGATTCTCAACATTCCGTCGATCGGAATCATGGATGCCGCGATGGTGGTCGAAGCCAGCGGTCAGCACACCTATGCCGACAAGGGCAACATGACGAAGGCCGAGATTGATCTCACCATGAAGATCATGACGGAAGCCAAGAAGGCCGGCCAGTTCCGCGCGTTCTGGAAGGATTTCAACGAATCCGTCAACCTGATGGCCTCGGGTGAAACCGTCATCCAGTCGATGTGGTCACCTGCGGTCACCAAGGTGCGCTCGATGGGGATCGCCTGCACATTCCAGCCGCTCAAGGAAGGCTATCGCTCATGGGCGTCGGGGTTCTGCGTATCGAAGGCGGTTACGGGGCCAAAGCTCGACTGGGCCTATGAATTCGTGAACTGGTACTTGTCGGGTTGGGCCGGCGCCTATCTCAACCGCCAGGGTTACTATTCGGCTGTGCTGTCCACTGCGAAGGCCAACATGACGGCGGACGAGTGGGGCTACTGGATGGAAGGCAAGGTCGCCGTCAGCGACATCAAGGCACCCGACGGCACGATTCTCGAGAAGGCCGGCACCAGGCGCGACGGGGGATCCTACGAAGACCGTATGGGCGCGGTCGCCTGCTGGAACGCCGTTATGGACGAGAACGATTACATGGTGCGCAAGTGGAATGAATTCATCGCCGCCTGA
- a CDS encoding ABC transporter ATP-binding protein produces MTTTAALELVQLTKMYGGVTAVDAINLKIPPGSYCCLLGPSGCGKTSTLRMVAGHESVTSGDILVGPKNVTDLPPADRSTAMMFQSYALFPHLSVIDNVAFALKMKGVGKAARHAEANKLLELVDMQPYAARLPGQLSGGQQQRVALARALITSPQILLLDEPLSALDPFLRLRMRAELKKLQRELGLTFIHVTHGQDEAMALADIVVLMNAGRIEQQGSPRELFNHPRTEFTAKFIGGHNVIAVGPETFAVRVDRLMLKRPSEAVAGPSVAGTISEVEYQGTYVRVVIAAEGGSEISAQVTETQFDAARHTVGERVLATWDPTLASLLKTTSPVIARSPERAA; encoded by the coding sequence ATGACGACGACGGCGGCGCTCGAACTCGTACAGTTGACCAAGATGTACGGTGGCGTCACCGCCGTTGACGCGATCAACCTCAAGATTCCCCCCGGCTCCTATTGCTGCCTGCTCGGGCCGTCCGGCTGCGGCAAGACATCGACGCTGCGCATGGTGGCCGGCCACGAATCGGTCACTTCAGGCGACATCCTGGTCGGGCCGAAGAATGTAACCGACCTGCCCCCTGCCGATCGAAGCACGGCGATGATGTTCCAGTCTTACGCCCTGTTCCCTCATCTCTCGGTCATCGACAACGTTGCGTTCGCCTTGAAAATGAAAGGCGTCGGCAAGGCTGCACGCCATGCCGAGGCCAACAAGTTGCTGGAGCTCGTCGACATGCAGCCCTATGCGGCAAGGCTGCCAGGCCAGCTTTCCGGAGGCCAGCAGCAGCGAGTCGCGCTCGCGCGCGCGCTGATCACCTCTCCTCAAATCCTGCTCCTCGACGAGCCGCTGTCGGCGCTCGATCCGTTCTTGCGGCTGCGGATGAGAGCCGAGTTGAAGAAGCTGCAGCGCGAGCTCGGGCTTACCTTCATCCATGTGACGCATGGCCAGGACGAGGCGATGGCTCTGGCTGATATCGTGGTTCTCATGAACGCGGGCCGGATCGAGCAGCAGGGTTCGCCGCGTGAACTCTTCAACCACCCTCGAACCGAATTCACGGCGAAATTCATCGGCGGCCACAATGTTATTGCTGTGGGTCCCGAGACCTTCGCCGTTCGGGTTGACCGGCTGATGCTGAAGCGACCGAGCGAAGCTGTCGCTGGTCCATCCGTTGCAGGCACCATCAGCGAGGTCGAATACCAGGGAACCTATGTCCGCGTTGTCATTGCCGCCGAGGGTGGCTCCGAGATCTCGGCCCAAGTCACGGAAACCCAATTCGACGCGGCCAGGCACACCGTAGGCGAGCGCGTTCTCGCCACATGGGACCCGACGCTGGCCAGCCTTCTTAAAACCACGAGTCCTGTAATCGCCCGGTCGCCCGAAAGGGCGGCGTGA
- a CDS encoding ring-opening amidohydrolase — protein MRTKSVDVVRISTKGPGDVSGLLSLIEQGRIDPKSIVAILGKTEGNGGVNDFTREFAVSALRTTLAPYLDLPPHRVEQRIAFVMSGGTEGVLSPHITVFTRDGAANHDSGISGKRLSIGMAQTRDFLPEEIGRDVQIRETARAVAAAMADAGIVDPQDVHFVQIKCPLLTSDRIEAAVARGHETVTNSAYGSMAYSRGASALGVAVALGEVESEIDDEHVLRRFDLFSSVASTSAGIELMHNVVIVLGNTTSSSAPFEIGHAVMNDAIDSTAVIDALKSVGLHIDDASKPPTASRQLVNIFAKAEAAPNGSIRGFRHIMLEDTDISSTRHARAAVGGLISGLSGTSAVYVSGGAEHQGPPGGGPVAVIARLLANGSD, from the coding sequence ATGCGCACAAAATCGGTCGACGTCGTTCGTATTTCCACCAAGGGCCCCGGTGACGTCTCTGGTCTGCTGAGCCTGATCGAGCAAGGCAGGATCGATCCAAAGTCGATCGTTGCGATCTTGGGGAAGACTGAGGGCAATGGAGGCGTCAACGATTTCACGCGTGAGTTCGCCGTTTCAGCTCTCCGTACGACCCTGGCGCCTTATCTAGATCTGCCGCCGCATCGCGTTGAGCAACGGATTGCGTTCGTGATGTCGGGTGGGACGGAAGGTGTGCTTAGTCCACATATCACCGTGTTTACGCGTGACGGTGCCGCCAATCACGATTCAGGTATCTCAGGGAAACGCCTTAGCATCGGGATGGCACAGACGCGGGATTTTCTGCCCGAGGAGATCGGTCGCGACGTGCAGATCAGGGAAACCGCAAGGGCGGTGGCTGCCGCCATGGCCGACGCTGGGATCGTCGATCCGCAGGACGTCCATTTTGTGCAGATCAAGTGCCCGCTTCTGACCAGCGACCGCATCGAGGCAGCGGTGGCGCGGGGTCATGAGACCGTGACCAACAGCGCATACGGTTCGATGGCGTATTCACGTGGCGCGTCGGCGCTGGGCGTGGCCGTCGCGCTTGGCGAGGTTGAAAGCGAGATTGACGACGAACACGTTCTCCGGCGGTTCGATCTGTTTTCGTCGGTCGCCTCCACGTCGGCGGGCATCGAACTGATGCATAACGTGGTCATTGTGCTGGGCAATACGACGTCGTCGTCGGCTCCATTCGAGATCGGACACGCCGTGATGAACGACGCCATTGATTCGACAGCGGTGATCGATGCGTTGAAAAGCGTGGGGCTGCACATCGACGACGCCTCCAAGCCGCCGACGGCGTCGCGGCAGCTCGTCAATATCTTTGCCAAGGCGGAAGCCGCGCCGAACGGGAGCATCCGCGGATTTCGTCACATCATGCTTGAGGATACTGACATCAGCTCAACCCGGCACGCTCGCGCTGCTGTCGGCGGATTGATCAGCGGCTTGTCGGGAACCAGCGCTGTGTATGTTTCGGGTGGAGCCGAACATCAGGGACCCCCAGGTGGCGGGCCGGTTGCCGTAATCGCTCGACTGTTGGCAAATGGGTCCGACTGA
- the upp gene encoding uracil phosphoribosyltransferase: protein MTKNVNLVSHPLVQHKLSLMRDKDRSTKGFRELLNEIGMLLCYEVTRDLPLEMVDIDTPLAAMRTPKIAGKKLTFAPILRAGVGFLDGMLALVPSARVAHIGLYRNPETLQAVEYFFKAPQDVSERIVILLDPMLATGNSASAAARLLKSRGAQDIRFVCLLAAPEGIARFQDECPDVPIWTAAIDERLNDHRYIVPGLGDAGDRMFGTR, encoded by the coding sequence ATGACCAAGAACGTGAACCTCGTCAGCCATCCCCTCGTCCAGCACAAGCTCTCGCTGATGCGCGACAAGGATCGTTCCACCAAAGGGTTTCGCGAGCTACTGAACGAGATTGGAATGCTTCTCTGCTATGAGGTCACCCGGGATTTACCCCTGGAGATGGTCGACATCGATACGCCGCTCGCTGCAATGAGGACACCCAAAATTGCGGGCAAGAAACTCACATTCGCTCCGATCTTGCGGGCGGGTGTCGGGTTTCTCGACGGAATGTTGGCGCTCGTCCCATCAGCACGCGTCGCGCACATCGGCCTTTACCGGAATCCGGAAACACTTCAAGCCGTCGAGTACTTCTTCAAGGCGCCGCAGGATGTTTCGGAGCGCATCGTGATCTTGCTGGATCCAATGCTTGCTACGGGAAATTCGGCCAGCGCGGCGGCCCGCCTGCTCAAATCGCGAGGCGCGCAAGACATTCGGTTCGTCTGCCTGCTCGCAGCCCCCGAAGGAATTGCCCGATTCCAGGATGAGTGTCCGGACGTTCCGATCTGGACCGCTGCTATCGACGAAAGACTGAATGATCACAGGTATATCGTGCCAGGCTTGGGCGATGCAGGAGACAGAATGTTCGGCACAAGGTGA
- a CDS encoding ABC transporter substrate-binding protein: protein MAHSEDRESARRKPMHYCAVLKPAGLENARDIITASYSKDPADAACKDDPGLKRFSDFMAEHMPGEDRDNSYVVYGYNAAQALVEVLRQCGDDLTRANVMRQAEALNGAHLDMLLPDIALTTSPSDHYPIERMQLQKFDGRNWVRFGAGVEGALDKK, encoded by the coding sequence ATGGCCCATTCGGAGGATAGGGAATCTGCTCGTCGAAAACCGATGCATTACTGCGCCGTGCTGAAGCCCGCCGGCCTCGAGAACGCCAGGGACATCATCACCGCAAGTTACAGCAAGGACCCCGCGGATGCGGCCTGCAAGGATGACCCCGGCTTGAAGAGATTCTCCGATTTCATGGCCGAGCACATGCCGGGCGAGGATCGAGACAATTCCTACGTGGTCTATGGATACAACGCCGCGCAGGCGCTGGTTGAGGTGCTCAGGCAATGCGGGGATGACCTGACGCGCGCCAACGTCATGAGGCAGGCCGAGGCTTTGAACGGGGCGCACCTCGACATGCTGCTTCCGGATATCGCGTTGACGACATCGCCAAGCGACCACTATCCGATCGAACGAATGCAACTACAGAAGTTCGATGGGCGGAACTGGGTGCGATTTGGCGCCGGCGTTGAAGGCGCGCTGGACAAGAAGTGA
- a CDS encoding fused MFS/spermidine synthase — translation MLQSWFAGSGHRDASNPYVLYAASNLGSFAALFAYPVVVEPLLALNMQASIWSFGFAVLALLVAAVAFVLGRGNGAVKATPSPETSVISAADRLQWIALAAIPSGLVIAVTGYLTTDVAAAPFLWVIPLALYLFTFVVVFRDRPWISHATVVRLVPFAVAPLAISLVGAKMFWFTTIVLHLVVFALLALLCHGELYARRPHPQRLTEFFLCTSLGGVLGGAFAGLLAPQIFSGNYEYPILIALALLALPGMFAGGARQALMKASPWLAVAIALATVWYVTQLQLPASFELPFRALLVLLAAGMIFLRQRPVSFAGLAIAGLMLTTFWRPGMAPIETARSFFGIHTVVDLADGRARLLFHGNTMHGAERLRNDDGTPVEGAPQPQSYYYLGSPLAEGVAAIRSARSGFGRVAVVGLGTGTLACLRRGAENWTFFEIDPEVIRIASNPTLFTFLSRCAPKASLVLGDARLTLQASLDRYDLIVLDAFSSDSIPVHLLTREAIAGYVSKLAPHGVILVHISNRHLDLAPIMANIAQSQGLIALFKEGHPVGDVMTTLRTASRVVMLARTPDDVGKAARHWAATSPDPASALWTDDYSNLLGPMLRAKLGS, via the coding sequence TTGCTGCAGAGCTGGTTCGCCGGAAGCGGCCATCGCGATGCCAGCAATCCCTACGTGCTCTATGCCGCGTCGAATCTTGGCTCGTTCGCGGCTCTGTTTGCCTATCCTGTCGTTGTCGAGCCACTGCTGGCGCTGAATATGCAGGCGAGCATCTGGTCGTTCGGCTTTGCGGTCCTCGCGCTGCTCGTCGCGGCGGTTGCCTTCGTGCTCGGACGAGGCAATGGCGCCGTGAAGGCGACGCCGTCGCCGGAGACATCGGTCATCAGCGCGGCCGACAGGCTGCAATGGATCGCGCTTGCGGCCATTCCGTCCGGGTTGGTCATCGCGGTGACCGGGTATCTGACGACCGACGTCGCGGCCGCGCCCTTTCTCTGGGTTATTCCGCTGGCGCTCTATCTGTTCACCTTCGTTGTCGTGTTCCGCGACCGGCCGTGGATCAGCCACGCGACCGTGGTGCGCCTCGTTCCGTTCGCCGTGGCCCCGCTTGCGATCAGTCTGGTTGGCGCCAAGATGTTCTGGTTCACGACGATCGTGCTCCATCTCGTCGTGTTCGCGCTGTTGGCGCTGCTCTGTCATGGCGAGCTTTATGCCCGGCGCCCGCACCCGCAGCGGCTGACGGAGTTCTTCCTGTGCACCTCGCTCGGCGGTGTGCTGGGCGGCGCCTTCGCGGGGCTGCTGGCGCCGCAGATATTTTCCGGCAATTACGAATATCCGATCCTGATCGCACTCGCATTGCTGGCACTGCCCGGCATGTTCGCAGGCGGTGCGCGCCAGGCGCTGATGAAGGCGTCGCCATGGCTGGCGGTGGCGATCGCGCTTGCCACGGTCTGGTACGTGACCCAACTGCAGCTTCCGGCCTCCTTCGAGCTGCCGTTCCGGGCCTTGCTGGTCCTGCTGGCGGCCGGCATGATATTTTTGCGCCAGCGGCCGGTGTCATTCGCCGGATTGGCGATCGCCGGCCTGATGCTGACGACGTTCTGGCGTCCGGGCATGGCCCCGATCGAGACCGCGCGCAGCTTCTTCGGGATCCATACCGTGGTCGACCTCGCAGATGGCCGCGCGCGGCTGCTGTTCCACGGCAACACGATGCATGGCGCAGAGCGGTTGCGCAACGACGACGGCACGCCGGTCGAGGGAGCGCCTCAGCCTCAGAGCTACTACTATCTGGGCAGCCCGCTAGCCGAAGGGGTTGCGGCGATACGCAGCGCCCGGAGCGGCTTCGGACGGGTTGCGGTCGTCGGTCTCGGTACCGGCACGCTCGCTTGCCTCCGTCGCGGCGCCGAGAACTGGACGTTCTTCGAGATCGATCCCGAGGTGATCCGGATCGCGAGCAATCCAACCCTCTTCACGTTCCTGTCGCGCTGCGCGCCGAAGGCCAGCCTCGTGCTCGGCGATGCGCGTCTCACACTGCAGGCCTCACTTGATCGCTACGACCTGATCGTGCTGGACGCCTTCTCGTCCGATAGCATTCCGGTCCACCTGCTGACGCGTGAAGCGATCGCCGGCTATGTGTCGAAGCTGGCGCCGCACGGGGTCATCCTCGTGCACATCTCCAACCGTCATCTCGATCTCGCGCCGATCATGGCGAATATCGCGCAGTCCCAGGGGTTGATCGCACTCTTCAAGGAAGGACATCCCGTCGGCGACGTCATGACCACGCTGAGGACGGCGTCCCGGGTGGTGATGCTTGCGCGCACGCCTGACGATGTCGGCAAGGCGGCCCGGCATTGGGCCGCCACGTCGCCGGATCCGGCCAGCGCACTCTGGACGGACGACTACTCGAATCTCCTTGGCCCCATGCTGCGGGCGAAGCTCGGCTCCTGA
- a CDS encoding TadE/TadG family type IV pilus assembly protein: MRSAPDECQACPDGLLKRFARDQSGSYAIIIALLMPVLVGTAGLGTEVAWWFYKHKNMMSAADSAAVSAATAGTNFATEANAITTFYGYANGIGNVTVTVNQPPSTGSFTSSSQAVEVIITQPQARLMSALFGSGAVPVTARAVALGNVGTGCVLALDPTANPAVTVKGNTQLNLINCNLYDNSNGGSALNVSGTATISAAMVGVVGGVSGTSSITATNGIRTGIRAIADPYANVTPTMPTWCDYSNKFNVKGTTTLSPGSYCGDISVAAGATLTFNPGIYYFNGANLSVAGNATITGTGVTLVFTGSGGNWGSATIGSNANVSLTAPTSGTTAGIAIYGDRRMPVGTSFNLTGGGTQNLQGAVYLPKGALSFSGGNGTSTTCTQIIADTISIVGNSNVQVNCAAMGGNAIGTATAQLVE; the protein is encoded by the coding sequence ATGAGGTCGGCACCGGATGAGTGCCAAGCGTGCCCGGATGGTCTCCTGAAGCGCTTTGCGCGCGACCAGTCCGGCAGCTACGCGATTATCATCGCCTTGCTGATGCCAGTCCTGGTGGGAACCGCAGGACTCGGTACCGAGGTCGCGTGGTGGTTCTACAAGCACAAGAATATGATGAGCGCGGCCGACTCCGCGGCGGTCAGTGCAGCCACCGCCGGCACCAATTTTGCGACCGAAGCCAACGCCATCACGACGTTCTACGGCTACGCGAACGGGATCGGCAACGTCACCGTCACCGTGAACCAGCCGCCGTCCACGGGAAGCTTCACTTCCAGCTCCCAGGCGGTCGAAGTCATCATCACCCAGCCGCAAGCGCGGCTCATGTCGGCGTTGTTTGGCTCGGGAGCGGTGCCAGTCACGGCCCGTGCCGTCGCACTGGGCAATGTCGGCACAGGTTGCGTGCTGGCGCTCGACCCGACCGCCAATCCCGCCGTGACGGTGAAGGGCAACACCCAGCTCAACCTGATCAACTGCAACCTCTATGACAACTCCAACGGCGGCTCGGCGCTCAATGTCAGCGGGACGGCAACGATATCCGCAGCCATGGTTGGCGTCGTCGGCGGGGTTTCCGGCACGAGCAGCATCACGGCGACCAACGGCATTCGGACCGGCATCAGGGCGATCGCGGATCCCTATGCCAATGTCACGCCCACGATGCCGACATGGTGCGACTACTCGAACAAGTTCAACGTGAAGGGGACGACGACCCTCAGTCCGGGGAGCTATTGCGGTGACATTTCGGTGGCCGCGGGTGCCACGCTGACATTCAATCCGGGAATTTACTATTTCAACGGCGCGAACCTGTCGGTGGCCGGCAACGCTACGATCACGGGAACGGGCGTCACCTTGGTGTTTACCGGCTCGGGCGGCAACTGGGGCTCGGCGACGATCGGGAGCAACGCCAATGTCAGCCTCACGGCGCCGACGAGCGGAACGACCGCTGGAATCGCAATCTATGGCGACCGGAGGATGCCGGTGGGTACCAGCTTCAACTTGACGGGCGGCGGTACACAGAATCTGCAGGGAGCGGTCTACCTCCCGAAAGGGGCGCTGAGCTTCAGTGGCGGCAATGGCACGAGCACGACATGTACGCAAATCATCGCCGACACGATCTCGATCGTCGGAAATTCCAATGTCCAGGTCAATTGCGCTGCGATGGGCGGCAATGCCATCGGTACGGCGACAGCGCAGCTTGTCGAGTAA
- a CDS encoding TadE/TadG family type IV pilus assembly protein, whose translation METGTIGSERRSRRRCILFRRRFGNDTRGVAAIEFGVLVPLLSLMVVSVTDIGLAIYRKMQVEGSSQAGVEYAIAHGFDANAISTAVAAATNSNVISASPAPIKFCGCATASGVSSMTCGATCPGGGTAGTYTIVSAQGSYSTIINYQVVPNSYVISTQSTARLQ comes from the coding sequence ATGGAAACGGGCACGATAGGTAGTGAGCGCCGTTCTCGACGACGCTGCATCCTTTTCCGTCGCAGGTTCGGAAATGACACGCGCGGTGTCGCCGCGATTGAATTCGGCGTCCTGGTTCCGCTGCTTTCGCTGATGGTCGTTTCGGTGACCGATATCGGCCTTGCGATCTACCGCAAGATGCAGGTGGAGGGTTCGTCGCAGGCAGGCGTCGAATATGCCATCGCACATGGCTTCGACGCCAATGCGATTTCGACCGCCGTGGCAGCTGCGACGAATTCCAATGTGATCAGCGCTTCGCCGGCTCCGATCAAATTTTGCGGGTGTGCGACCGCCTCGGGCGTCAGCAGCATGACCTGCGGCGCAACGTGTCCCGGAGGTGGAACGGCGGGCACGTACACCATCGTCTCCGCGCAAGGCAGCTACTCGACCATCATCAACTATCAGGTCGTTCCGAACAGCTATGTCATCAGCACCCAGTCGACGGCGAGGCTGCAGTGA